From one Gracilibacillus salinarum genomic stretch:
- the gdhA gene encoding NADP-specific glutamate dehydrogenase: MANAKQSATNYVNQVFETVKKRNPNEDEFLQAVSEIFHSLVPVFEKKAVYMEHNILERIVEPDRAISFRVPWVDDDGVIQVNRGYRIQFNNTIGPYKGGVRFHPSVNLSIVKFLGFEQIFKNSLTGLPIGGGKGGADFDPKGKSDVEIMRFCQSFMSELFKHIGPDKDVPAGDIGVGSREVGYLFGQYKKMRGQYEAGVLTGKGLNYGGSLARKEATGFGAVYFVKEMLQDQQDNFENKTVVVSGSGNVATYAMEKAKELGAKVVACSDSDGYIYDKNGINIDTVKQIKQVEEKRIKEYVNQHQDAEFISNSSAIWDIACDIALPCATQNELDKDAAKRLVENGVQAVGEGANMPCTADAIETFMNHGILFAPGKAANAGGVAVSALEMSQNSLRLSWDFKEVDDQLQKIMANIYKRCVNAATEYGHAGNLVMGANIAGFEKVADAMVEQGVV; encoded by the coding sequence ATGGCAAACGCAAAACAGTCTGCAACAAATTACGTAAATCAAGTATTCGAAACAGTAAAAAAGCGAAATCCAAATGAAGATGAATTTCTTCAGGCGGTCAGCGAAATTTTCCATTCACTTGTTCCTGTCTTTGAGAAAAAAGCCGTTTATATGGAACATAATATATTAGAGCGCATCGTCGAACCAGACCGTGCTATCAGTTTTCGTGTACCCTGGGTAGACGATGATGGAGTAATTCAGGTCAATCGCGGTTATCGCATTCAATTTAACAATACGATCGGCCCTTATAAAGGAGGAGTTCGTTTTCACCCTTCTGTCAATTTAAGTATTGTTAAATTTCTTGGATTCGAACAGATTTTCAAAAATTCATTGACCGGTTTGCCGATTGGTGGCGGTAAAGGTGGCGCTGATTTTGATCCAAAAGGGAAATCAGACGTTGAAATCATGCGCTTCTGTCAGAGCTTCATGAGTGAATTATTCAAGCACATCGGTCCTGACAAAGATGTCCCTGCTGGAGATATCGGTGTCGGTTCTCGCGAAGTCGGCTATCTCTTTGGTCAATACAAAAAAATGCGCGGTCAATACGAAGCAGGTGTGTTAACCGGAAAAGGCTTAAACTATGGAGGCAGTTTGGCACGAAAAGAGGCGACTGGTTTCGGAGCTGTCTATTTTGTAAAAGAAATGCTGCAAGATCAGCAAGATAATTTCGAGAATAAGACAGTAGTCGTTTCCGGCAGCGGTAACGTCGCAACTTATGCGATGGAAAAAGCCAAGGAATTAGGCGCCAAAGTGGTAGCATGCAGTGATTCAGATGGCTATATCTATGACAAAAATGGTATTAATATTGATACTGTGAAACAAATCAAGCAAGTGGAAGAGAAACGAATTAAAGAATATGTGAACCAACACCAAGATGCAGAATTCATCTCTAATTCTTCTGCCATTTGGGATATTGCCTGTGATATTGCACTGCCATGTGCCACACAAAATGAATTAGACAAAGATGCGGCAAAGAGATTAGTGGAAAATGGCGTACAAGCTGTCGGTGAAGGTGCCAATATGCCTTGTACTGCAGATGCGATCGAAACGTTTATGAATCATGGTATATTATTTGCTCCTGGTAAGGCTGCAAATGCTGGTGGTGTAGCTGTCTCTGCTTTAGAAATGTCACAGAACAGTCTAAGACTTTCTTGGGACTTCAAGGAAGTGGATGATCAGCTTCAAAAAATCATGGCGAACATATACAAACGTTGTGTAAATGCAGCAACAGAATATGGGCATGCCGGCAACCTCGTCATGGGCGCTAACATTGCAGGTTTTGAAAAAGTTGCCGATGCTATGGTAGAACAAGGAGTGGTATGA
- a CDS encoding ABC transporter permease, with protein sequence MRHIFVLQCQRLRRKPFMTISMIALTFIFIMFVGGANAGQQTIAIPVHFSEDVSKETELWLIDKLEELDGFSFEDTELGQMREDVALGNVSLGITLAEGQYTIIASTENQNQMLIDNHLQLVYWEKLKLDQIAVEDHIAVEEALQQPPIEVESSLNETSSDVPLFDNNLQALFGMTLFFAIYTIVFSLSEVAEEKQRGSWDRLILSPVRKWQIYIGYLSYAFVIGMVQMMLVFIMFDRLFDFDIGDSWLAIIVVCSFYTFAIVALGMLLIGLVNRSSQLNAVVPTIAVSMAMLGGAYWPSEIVDNQVVEFAAQLIPVTYAMDALKGVAIYGHPLQDITQSVVILFLMGVFFMGIGINLMERR encoded by the coding sequence ATGAGACATATCTTTGTTTTACAGTGCCAACGATTAAGACGGAAACCTTTTATGACCATATCGATGATTGCTCTTACTTTTATTTTTATCATGTTCGTTGGTGGTGCCAATGCTGGGCAACAAACAATTGCAATTCCTGTTCACTTCTCAGAAGATGTCTCGAAAGAAACAGAATTATGGTTAATCGATAAATTGGAAGAACTAGACGGTTTTTCATTTGAAGATACGGAATTGGGCCAGATGAGAGAAGATGTAGCGTTAGGAAATGTCAGCTTAGGTATTACATTGGCAGAGGGTCAATATACCATTATAGCCAGTACCGAAAATCAAAATCAAATGCTTATCGATAATCATCTTCAACTTGTTTACTGGGAAAAACTGAAGCTTGATCAAATTGCAGTTGAGGACCATATAGCAGTGGAAGAGGCATTACAGCAACCTCCTATTGAAGTGGAAAGTTCTTTGAATGAAACAAGCAGCGATGTCCCGCTGTTTGATAATAATTTGCAGGCGTTATTTGGAATGACCTTATTCTTTGCTATTTATACCATAGTTTTCAGTTTGAGTGAAGTAGCAGAAGAAAAACAGCGGGGCAGCTGGGATCGTCTGATTTTGTCTCCTGTTCGCAAATGGCAAATTTATATCGGCTATCTAAGCTATGCATTTGTGATAGGAATGGTGCAAATGATGCTAGTGTTTATTATGTTTGATCGTCTGTTTGACTTTGACATTGGTGACAGCTGGCTGGCTATTATTGTGGTTTGCAGTTTCTATACGTTTGCGATTGTAGCACTTGGTATGCTGTTAATTGGTCTGGTAAACCGATCGTCACAATTAAATGCGGTGGTTCCAACTATTGCGGTAAGTATGGCGATGCTTGGCGGGGCATACTGGCCAAGTGAAATTGTGGATAATCAAGTGGTTGAATTCGCTGCGCAACTGATTCCTGTAACATATGCGATGGATGCTTTAAAGGGAGTGGCAATCTATGGGCATCCATTACAGGACATTACGCAATCAGTCGTCATCCTGTTTTTAATGGGAGTGTTTTTTATGGGAATCGGTATTAACCTGATGGAGAGGCGATAA
- a CDS encoding tryptophan-rich sensory protein translates to MRNFWVNLTALLLVVVVNALANIIPINGMTTGEISNQLTVLFTPAGYVFSIWGLIYLLLAIWVFAQLPSNRRNAPVYQACSELFWISSILNVAWLLCWHYQIFWLSTILMIGLLLTLITLYLRARQVKGSTFDILPFSIYLGWISVATIANISYYLVFIGWDQHAVFWTMVMIIVATLLAYFFLWSQKDIFYVLVFIWAFIGIGVKNQSDYMNVAVTAYACAIVLVIVTIIYSIRKGIQIGGNH, encoded by the coding sequence TTGAGAAATTTTTGGGTAAACTTGACCGCTTTATTACTCGTTGTAGTTGTTAATGCCTTAGCAAATATCATCCCGATAAACGGCATGACAACTGGAGAAATATCTAATCAACTAACTGTTTTATTTACTCCTGCAGGTTATGTTTTTAGTATTTGGGGACTGATTTATCTATTACTGGCTATCTGGGTATTTGCGCAGTTACCTAGCAACAGACGAAATGCTCCTGTGTATCAAGCATGCAGCGAATTATTCTGGATTAGTTCCATTCTTAATGTGGCCTGGTTACTTTGCTGGCATTATCAGATCTTCTGGCTGAGCACCATCTTGATGATCGGTCTGTTGCTAACCCTAATTACACTGTACTTACGTGCGCGACAAGTGAAAGGATCAACCTTTGACATCTTACCCTTTTCTATTTATTTAGGATGGATCAGTGTTGCGACTATTGCTAATATTAGCTATTATCTAGTATTTATTGGATGGGATCAGCATGCGGTTTTTTGGACGATGGTAATGATTATCGTCGCTACATTATTAGCTTATTTTTTTCTTTGGAGCCAAAAGGATATTTTCTATGTGCTAGTGTTTATTTGGGCTTTTATCGGAATTGGTGTGAAGAATCAATCAGATTATATGAACGTCGCCGTAACAGCCTATGCCTGTGCCATTGTGCTAGTGATCGTCACCATCATATACAGTATAAGAAAAGGAATACAAATAGGTGGTAATCATTAA
- a CDS encoding ABC transporter permease, with protein MLDFIKKDLKLLLRDRTELMVMILMPFILMVILGFALGGVMGMNSTGTDIHVGLIDKDNEEQGQKQFMNQIQSSPASKALETAAKIVAPKTILTEVLKEDLKGVVTVQTMTEADAEEAMASQEIDALIVIPENFTYQTLMNMLLAEKVTSTLVVKKTEHAHFEGDIFQTILEQFTHRMNVEAAIGQVTQGNAVALEVENVGQHETVTDKGPISAMEYYTTGMAVMFALYVASTIAAMAYHEKNQQVVERILLSGKPPLYFLLGKTFTTIVIVFFQIWILLAMSSILLQSFQPYDVELIVNALLISMFYAIAVGSMASLLVALTVRYNEPSIAGIFSSGIVSVMALLGGSMIPANSFPEVIQAVGDWTPNGMAMKAFMLVNQGMSVQDVFPYLTRLLLVTMIVLLISLLIFPKRRVQS; from the coding sequence ATGCTGGATTTTATCAAGAAAGATTTAAAACTCCTGTTACGAGACCGAACCGAGTTAATGGTGATGATCTTAATGCCGTTTATATTAATGGTTATTTTAGGATTTGCATTAGGTGGAGTCATGGGGATGAACAGCACTGGTACGGATATTCATGTTGGTTTAATTGATAAAGACAACGAAGAACAAGGTCAGAAGCAGTTTATGAATCAGATACAATCATCACCGGCATCAAAGGCATTAGAGACCGCAGCAAAAATAGTAGCTCCTAAAACCATCCTGACAGAAGTATTGAAGGAAGATTTGAAAGGGGTTGTAACGGTTCAAACGATGACAGAGGCAGACGCTGAAGAAGCGATGGCATCGCAAGAGATAGATGCCTTGATCGTCATTCCGGAGAATTTTACTTATCAGACCCTGATGAATATGCTGTTAGCTGAAAAAGTGACAAGTACGTTGGTAGTAAAAAAAACAGAGCATGCGCACTTTGAAGGAGATATTTTTCAAACGATCTTAGAACAGTTTACACATAGAATGAATGTAGAAGCAGCTATCGGGCAGGTAACACAAGGGAATGCCGTTGCATTAGAGGTCGAGAATGTTGGACAACACGAAACGGTAACCGATAAAGGACCAATATCGGCAATGGAGTATTATACCACTGGTATGGCTGTAATGTTTGCTTTGTATGTTGCGTCAACGATTGCTGCGATGGCCTATCACGAAAAGAACCAGCAAGTGGTAGAACGGATTTTATTGTCCGGTAAGCCTCCGTTATATTTTTTATTAGGTAAAACATTCACGACAATTGTGATTGTCTTTTTTCAAATATGGATTTTATTAGCGATGTCTTCGATCCTGTTGCAATCTTTTCAACCTTACGATGTGGAATTAATTGTAAACGCGCTGTTAATTTCTATGTTTTATGCAATTGCTGTTGGATCTATGGCAAGTTTGCTCGTCGCTTTAACGGTTCGTTACAATGAACCATCGATTGCTGGCATTTTCTCGAGTGGGATTGTCAGTGTCATGGCATTATTGGGAGGAAGTATGATACCTGCTAACAGTTTTCCGGAGGTGATCCAAGCGGTAGGGGACTGGACTCCGAATGGAATGGCGATGAAGGCTTTTATGCTGGTGAATCAAGGAATGTCAGTACAAGATGTATTCCCTTATCTAACACGTTTATTACTTGTGACAATGATTGTTTTGTTGATCAGCTTGCTTATTTTTCCTAAAAGGAGGGTGCAATCATGA
- a CDS encoding sodium/glutamate symporter: protein MTGTWDFVLDFIYISIILAIATVFKTRIPILNKLIIPTSMIAGFIGLLLGEELLGIIPFDQDMLGNLVYHLMAIGFIALSLKERNMENTPGVMNAGMLIVTGYVLQGIIGFGLFLLLVETIYPDFFPGIGLLLPLGFGQGPGQAFSIGTQWQELGVTGGGNLGLTIAGIGFIWATLVGIIFMNLLAKRYRTASKSKQDTTHDKLVEKMEPDEIPLGDAIDKLTFQVALIGTIYFITYITIYGLSDLLSPIGAFGETLGQLLIGFHFIIGSLYAVLFRIILNKLKNRGFKLEHTPNNYLLQRIAGFSFDYMIAAAITAISIYALQDYLLPVVIITTAGGLITILFFVWIIPRVYPEDVLPNILGFYGMQTGTISTGMALVKAVDPKFRSNTTDNLVMGSGTALLFGFPLLLILNIPVVGYVQNQPIMYVYTMLALIIYFAALLGGILWRTRKKNKIRS from the coding sequence ATGACAGGTACATGGGATTTTGTCCTCGACTTTATTTATATATCTATTATCTTAGCAATTGCGACTGTGTTTAAAACAAGAATTCCGATCTTAAATAAATTAATCATCCCCACTTCCATGATTGCCGGATTTATCGGTCTTCTGTTAGGAGAAGAACTATTAGGAATTATTCCATTTGATCAGGATATGCTCGGTAATCTTGTCTATCATTTAATGGCAATCGGCTTTATTGCTCTTTCTCTCAAGGAGCGTAATATGGAAAATACGCCAGGTGTCATGAACGCGGGTATGCTAATTGTTACGGGCTATGTTCTACAAGGGATTATTGGTTTTGGTTTGTTTCTGTTATTAGTAGAAACAATCTATCCAGATTTCTTCCCCGGTATCGGTCTGTTGTTACCACTAGGCTTTGGTCAAGGACCTGGTCAGGCTTTTTCCATTGGTACACAGTGGCAAGAGCTTGGTGTAACAGGTGGAGGCAACCTCGGACTGACGATCGCTGGAATCGGATTTATTTGGGCAACATTAGTTGGTATCATTTTTATGAATCTATTAGCGAAACGATATCGCACCGCTTCTAAATCCAAACAAGATACAACACATGACAAATTAGTAGAAAAAATGGAACCAGATGAAATTCCGCTCGGAGATGCTATTGACAAACTGACGTTCCAGGTAGCCTTAATCGGGACTATTTATTTCATTACGTATATCACCATTTATGGCTTAAGTGATTTACTCTCCCCTATTGGAGCGTTCGGAGAAACCTTAGGACAGTTGTTAATCGGCTTCCACTTCATTATCGGAAGTCTGTATGCTGTACTATTCCGTATCATCTTAAATAAACTTAAAAATCGTGGTTTCAAATTAGAACACACACCGAATAACTATTTATTGCAGCGTATTGCTGGTTTCTCTTTTGATTATATGATTGCAGCTGCGATTACTGCCATTTCGATTTATGCCTTACAGGATTACTTATTACCAGTAGTGATCATTACCACGGCTGGCGGTCTTATTACCATTTTATTCTTTGTATGGATTATTCCAAGAGTGTATCCTGAGGACGTATTACCGAACATTCTTGGATTCTACGGCATGCAGACAGGAACGATTTCAACGGGAATGGCGCTGGTCAAAGCTGTGGACCCAAAATTCCGTTCCAATACAACAGACAATCTTGTGATGGGTAGCGGGACAGCATTACTTTTCGGTTTTCCGTTATTACTTATTTTAAACATTCCAGTAGTTGGATATGTACAAAATCAACCAATTATGTATGTGTATACGATGCTAGCTTTAATTATTTATTTTGCCGCGCTTCTCGGAGGAATTCTTTGGCGCACTAGAAAAAAGAATAAGATTCGTTCGTGA
- a CDS encoding DUF1722 domain-containing protein, translated as MNQLQFNYYRKMLMTEIADNATQANLVAFQTRHKYLLMALAPATQKEIGRVIANHQQLEITKIGKEVQGRIALISDIPSRGVVANAVSHMFGYFREELTVEEKDQFLWKLTKYREGSIQLPEILHQIAEWAWLFQKKYVQVQSILSG; from the coding sequence ATGAACCAACTTCAATTTAACTATTACAGAAAAATGTTGATGACTGAAATTGCTGATAACGCGACACAGGCAAATCTTGTTGCTTTTCAAACAAGACATAAATATCTGCTAATGGCACTAGCGCCAGCTACACAAAAAGAAATAGGACGAGTGATTGCTAATCATCAACAGCTAGAAATAACAAAGATAGGTAAAGAAGTGCAAGGAAGGATTGCATTAATAAGTGACATTCCTTCTCGTGGAGTGGTAGCAAATGCTGTCAGTCATATGTTTGGGTATTTTCGAGAGGAGTTAACCGTAGAGGAGAAAGATCAATTTTTATGGAAACTTACAAAATATCGTGAAGGGAGTATACAGCTGCCAGAGATTTTGCATCAAATAGCAGAGTGGGCATGGCTTTTTCAGAAAAAGTATGTGCAAGTCCAATCGATTCTTTCTGGATAG
- a CDS encoding PH domain-containing protein, with protein sequence MFKKIASDALGLSDIGKIILPEDFDKTDSDDYVLHEDGEKIHFLIKSKSDEYCFTNRALIHLDGEKASSSKRNIFRYDYYQHQIRHVSVETAGTIDLDLEIKFSIGNQALSVDIDKKEGEAIADLYKSLVKISHIQDEESRMKDFAKDSLQASQSLFTDNRFHDGNIATEFEKATHFAYDWFQATYNENTRKDFGEVFEKYIQN encoded by the coding sequence ATGTTTAAAAAAATTGCAAGTGACGCTTTAGGATTAAGTGATATTGGTAAGATCATTCTTCCAGAAGATTTTGACAAAACAGACTCTGATGATTATGTATTACATGAAGATGGGGAAAAGATTCATTTTCTAATCAAATCAAAATCAGATGAATATTGCTTTACTAATCGCGCTTTGATCCACCTCGACGGTGAAAAAGCTTCCAGCAGTAAACGAAACATCTTCCGTTACGATTACTATCAGCATCAAATTCGTCATGTTTCCGTTGAGACAGCTGGAACAATCGATTTAGATTTGGAAATTAAATTTTCGATTGGCAACCAAGCCCTTTCCGTCGATATTGACAAAAAAGAAGGCGAAGCAATCGCAGACTTATATAAATCATTAGTAAAAATCTCACACATTCAGGATGAAGAGTCACGAATGAAAGATTTTGCTAAAGACAGTTTACAAGCTTCACAGTCTCTTTTTACCGACAACCGATTCCATGATGGAAATATCGCAACCGAATTTGAGAAAGCAACCCATTTTGCCTATGACTGGTTTCAGGCTACTTACAACGAGAATACTCGTAAAGATTTCGGCGAAGTATTTGAAAAATATATCCAAAACTAA
- a CDS encoding cryptochrome/photolyase family protein codes for MNKTIIVWFKDDLRILDHPALYHAAMDGKVIPLYIHNETEDTNSEWYRLQAITAFQQQLQDKGATLVIKQGNPVQIIQEVVQAFNADAVYYHYQYGPESRKQDEQLMDCLSVPVRRFHGNVLTEPGTILNKQQKPYKVFTSFWKSLRSLPIAKPYPVPHKVDWYNGKASTVPHTKNSQLNMYWQAGEQQALYKWRRFLHDQIDDYQEYRDFPGVDATSRLSHHLSHGEISPKLIWHEAKDALEITSIENRLQHTMEESTETFLKQLVWREFAYHQLTFFPHIIDQPLQTKFQAFQWQKPDPMLLESWKKGLTGYPLVDAGMRQLLETGYMHNRVRMVTGSFLVKHLLIHWLEGQAWFSRLLVDHDLANNTMGWQWVAGTGFDSSPFFRIFNPVKQAEKFDPDGTYIQKWLPELRDLPIEHLHFPQKAPEEVLQDAGITLGKDYPHPIIEHQYARERALETFQQLKKEERNH; via the coding sequence ATGAATAAAACAATAATTGTCTGGTTCAAAGATGACTTACGCATTTTGGATCATCCGGCTCTGTACCACGCCGCTATGGATGGTAAAGTGATACCCCTTTATATACATAATGAAACTGAAGATACCAACAGTGAATGGTACCGCCTGCAGGCTATTACTGCCTTTCAGCAGCAACTACAAGACAAAGGTGCCACTTTAGTTATCAAACAAGGAAATCCTGTTCAAATCATACAAGAGGTTGTCCAAGCATTTAATGCGGATGCGGTGTATTATCATTATCAATACGGACCAGAGAGCCGCAAACAAGACGAACAACTAATGGACTGCTTATCAGTTCCAGTCAGACGATTCCACGGGAACGTGCTTACCGAACCTGGCACTATTTTAAATAAACAACAAAAGCCATACAAAGTGTTTACATCCTTTTGGAAAAGCTTGCGTTCCTTACCAATAGCCAAACCTTATCCAGTACCGCATAAAGTGGATTGGTATAACGGCAAAGCATCGACAGTCCCACATACCAAAAATTCGCAATTAAACATGTACTGGCAAGCAGGTGAGCAACAAGCGCTATACAAATGGCGTCGATTTCTGCATGATCAAATCGACGACTACCAGGAATATCGCGATTTTCCAGGAGTTGATGCTACCTCTCGCTTATCTCATCATTTATCACATGGCGAGATTAGTCCAAAGCTGATCTGGCATGAAGCTAAGGATGCATTAGAAATAACCAGCATCGAAAATCGATTACAACATACAATGGAAGAAAGCACGGAAACTTTTTTGAAACAGCTTGTTTGGCGTGAATTCGCCTATCATCAGCTAACATTTTTTCCTCACATTATCGATCAGCCACTTCAGACAAAGTTTCAAGCATTTCAATGGCAGAAGCCGGATCCTATGCTACTTGAGAGCTGGAAAAAAGGACTAACTGGTTATCCCTTGGTCGATGCTGGTATGCGTCAGCTTCTTGAAACAGGTTACATGCATAATCGTGTGCGTATGGTTACCGGTTCATTTTTAGTTAAACATCTGTTAATTCACTGGCTGGAAGGACAGGCCTGGTTTTCACGGCTGTTAGTGGATCATGACTTAGCTAATAATACGATGGGGTGGCAATGGGTAGCTGGAACAGGATTTGACTCCTCCCCTTTCTTTCGAATTTTCAACCCTGTGAAACAAGCAGAGAAATTCGATCCAGATGGAACGTATATACAAAAATGGCTGCCAGAATTACGAGATCTACCTATCGAACACCTCCACTTTCCTCAGAAAGCACCGGAGGAAGTATTGCAAGATGCAGGTATAACGCTAGGTAAAGACTATCCACATCCAATTATTGAACACCAATACGCCAGAGAACGTGCGTTGGAGACTTTCCAGCAACTTAAAAAGGAGGAACGTAACCATTGA
- a CDS encoding ABC transporter ATP-binding protein, with product MLETDSLRKEYKGKTAVDNVNLYLKQGESVGLLGPNGAGKSTLISMMATLLKPSSGTVTWNGEDILKNTNVIRPILGMVPQGIALYQELSAYENVKFFGKIYGLKGKQLEERTQAVLELVGLADRQKEIVRTYSGGMQRRINIAVALLHEPAIIIMDEPTVGIDPQSRFYILDMVKKLQEEQGMTVLYTSHYMEEVEKLCDRIYIMDHGKVIATGSKEELISILSSEEMIKLELDQVSVTFKQALQAQEHILKVNDWEKGIQLVVSKNNRKLATIFRLAEEHQVAVHSVHVAVPSLEDVFLHLTGRKLRD from the coding sequence ATGCTTGAAACAGATTCGTTACGTAAGGAATACAAAGGCAAAACGGCGGTTGATAATGTTAATCTCTATTTAAAACAAGGAGAATCAGTTGGTTTGCTTGGTCCCAATGGTGCAGGTAAATCAACTTTAATTTCGATGATGGCAACTTTGTTAAAGCCATCCTCTGGAACAGTAACGTGGAATGGTGAAGATATACTGAAAAATACAAACGTGATTCGTCCCATTTTAGGAATGGTGCCACAGGGAATTGCACTTTATCAAGAATTATCGGCTTATGAGAATGTGAAATTTTTCGGGAAAATATATGGACTGAAAGGCAAACAACTTGAAGAACGAACACAGGCAGTCTTGGAATTAGTTGGCCTTGCTGATCGTCAGAAAGAAATAGTCAGAACATATTCTGGTGGTATGCAGCGCCGCATCAATATTGCGGTCGCTTTACTGCATGAACCAGCGATTATCATTATGGATGAGCCGACAGTAGGAATTGATCCTCAATCACGATTTTATATTCTGGATATGGTGAAGAAGCTTCAGGAAGAACAAGGGATGACCGTTCTGTATACGTCGCATTACATGGAAGAAGTGGAGAAGTTATGTGATCGGATTTATATCATGGATCATGGTAAAGTGATTGCAACTGGTTCAAAGGAAGAGCTGATCAGTATTTTGTCTTCAGAAGAAATGATTAAGCTGGAATTAGATCAGGTAAGTGTTACGTTTAAACAAGCGCTTCAAGCTCAAGAACACATATTAAAAGTAAATGATTGGGAAAAAGGAATCCAATTAGTTGTCTCCAAAAACAACAGAAAGCTGGCGACTATTTTTCGGTTGGCGGAGGAGCATCAAGTTGCTGTTCATAGTGTGCATGTTGCTGTGCCATCATTGGAAGATGTATTCCTTCATTTAACCGGAAGAAAGCTACGTGATTAG
- a CDS encoding lysophospholipid acyltransferase family protein, with protein sequence MSIEKKPSKWVKNFLLSSIHLYLRRTTTFKVTRNDTKDIQPPYLIVSNHVNNWDPLYINLFVDEPISFIAGEPLFRKPLLKRVLDYTGAIRKTKFKNDTSTIRNAIKAKNHGRVIGLFPEGNRNWDGVTEPVIYSTAKLVKLLKIPVVAAKIKGGYLTHPRWGDGDRKGTIEISYQKIWDTEEVSNLSVAEIHQTLTTSLYHDEMEWQKEKGYRFRGKHNAHYLERLLFVCPACESVGSMHSDHDTFSCTSCHYQVTYTEQGFFAGESSRFDTPHQWSDWQLQALNQIILDPPQMEDIVTLYRSIDQKPFEKLLEGTIHLKENTITFAAEDGARQTFFLDDMEAVNIHFHHKLSFFHDDHLYEVIFTSPRSSCYQWLQMIQRLQQNLLEKEQTS encoded by the coding sequence ATGAGCATCGAGAAAAAACCAAGTAAATGGGTAAAGAACTTCCTATTATCAAGTATACATCTCTATTTAAGGAGAACGACAACCTTTAAGGTAACAAGAAATGATACAAAAGACATACAGCCTCCGTATTTAATCGTCAGTAACCATGTTAACAACTGGGATCCATTATATATTAATCTTTTTGTAGATGAGCCGATTTCATTTATCGCAGGTGAACCACTTTTTCGCAAACCATTACTAAAAAGAGTATTAGATTATACAGGCGCTATCCGTAAAACGAAGTTCAAAAATGACACCAGTACAATCCGCAATGCAATCAAAGCGAAAAATCACGGCCGAGTTATTGGACTTTTTCCTGAGGGAAACAGGAATTGGGATGGTGTGACAGAGCCTGTTATCTATTCAACAGCTAAATTAGTAAAATTGCTAAAAATTCCGGTAGTTGCGGCCAAAATTAAAGGTGGCTATTTAACGCATCCACGTTGGGGCGACGGTGATCGAAAAGGTACAATTGAAATAAGTTATCAAAAGATATGGGACACAGAAGAAGTAAGCAATCTCTCTGTTGCAGAGATTCATCAAACACTGACAACTTCCCTATATCATGATGAAATGGAATGGCAAAAAGAAAAAGGCTATCGCTTCCGAGGTAAGCATAATGCGCATTATCTGGAGAGGCTTCTATTTGTATGTCCAGCCTGCGAGTCCGTAGGCTCCATGCATTCTGATCATGATACCTTTTCCTGTACATCCTGTCATTATCAGGTTACGTATACAGAACAAGGCTTCTTCGCTGGGGAATCATCCAGATTCGACACACCACATCAGTGGAGCGACTGGCAATTACAAGCGTTGAATCAAATCATTCTTGATCCACCACAAATGGAAGATATCGTTACCTTATATCGTTCAATAGATCAGAAGCCTTTCGAGAAACTATTAGAAGGTACGATTCATTTAAAGGAAAATACAATTACGTTTGCAGCAGAAGATGGTGCGAGACAGACCTTCTTTTTAGATGATATGGAAGCTGTTAATATCCACTTTCATCATAAGCTAAGCTTCTTTCATGATGATCATCTATACGAAGTGATTTTTACCAGTCCTCGTTCCTCTTGCTATCAATGGTTACAAATGATCCAGCGGCTGCAGCAGAATCTGTTAGAAAAGGAGCAGACTTCATGA